One Candidatus Binatia bacterium DNA segment encodes these proteins:
- a CDS encoding TonB-dependent receptor, translating to MRTRIALAPTRSWIWWFVMVTILFVASASSASAEPTGGPEAPAEYQRGVDGQDGPSGTTDEIDAAEAQAQQAAEGRASGLSRRTAAHVEEIVVSARKRQEALEDTPVAVTALGAEALRESSVQRIDQVGELVPNLNVSTERQGNIALFSIRGVGTGSADIQFDPGVALYLDGVFFPRAPGSLLNIVDVQQMEVLRGPQGTLFGKNSVGGAINITTVKPQPEMQGFAMLRPGNWNGFDSQIMLNVPIVEDVLLSRVAFFTSRRDGYVYNTFRDEYASDANELAFLGSLRLLATDELTFDVSGTWSRSSTKGLGGQCIVVREDGPVAPLTPQLFPACRETTLFTWSSDSAGISDIESAGTWGVMNYDIGDAWVLEDLAVKALGSWQHQTTRLRFDVDGTYPHQAVLSTAGGSFLDGAPGPAEQTQGELQINGGALDGRLVFVTGFFAQWENAEDNRTTSVGSPLETASTTANGNIKNWTWAPYLQATGELTEWLSLTAGVRYTEDHKELTLTQTQPFTGDILFPTTTGAKLFTKWTPMASLASTLPVDLLPAWADHFMGYFTYSEGFKGGGFNALPGAQGSAEDASLAAPFGPETLDSYEVGFKTILFESRLSFNAAFFYAIYDDIQKISIQTEGTGDQIAVQRITENAAKATTKGFELEMMALPIDGLRITGNIGVTDATYDEFANAISDFDNELIDRSGEGFNNVPEFTSFLAIQYSLPIEGDAQILQGWLTPRLEWYYQSEVHLNGPEIGASVQHGYNRLNARLSYDFWDDRAQVALWGKNLADEEYIVFSTPTVSTFGTVVNYTGLPRTWGAEIAYRF from the coding sequence ATGCGGACTCGAATTGCCCTGGCGCCGACGCGCAGCTGGATCTGGTGGTTCGTCATGGTGACGATCCTCTTCGTCGCCTCTGCGAGTAGCGCTTCGGCCGAGCCCACGGGTGGTCCCGAAGCACCCGCCGAGTACCAGCGCGGGGTGGACGGGCAGGACGGCCCGAGCGGGACGACCGACGAGATCGACGCAGCCGAGGCTCAGGCGCAGCAAGCAGCGGAGGGCCGCGCCAGCGGGCTCAGCCGCCGGACGGCCGCGCACGTCGAGGAGATCGTCGTGAGCGCGCGGAAGCGCCAGGAAGCGCTCGAGGACACGCCGGTTGCGGTCACGGCGCTCGGTGCGGAAGCTCTTCGCGAATCCAGTGTGCAACGGATCGACCAAGTGGGGGAACTCGTTCCCAACTTGAATGTGTCGACGGAGCGCCAGGGGAACATTGCACTGTTCAGCATCCGCGGTGTCGGCACGGGGAGCGCCGACATCCAGTTCGATCCGGGTGTGGCGCTCTATCTCGACGGCGTGTTCTTTCCGCGCGCGCCGGGTTCGCTGCTGAACATCGTCGACGTGCAGCAGATGGAAGTACTTCGCGGGCCGCAGGGCACCCTCTTCGGCAAGAATAGCGTCGGCGGTGCGATCAACATCACGACCGTAAAGCCGCAGCCCGAAATGCAGGGCTTTGCCATGCTCCGCCCCGGAAACTGGAACGGGTTCGATTCCCAGATCATGCTCAATGTCCCGATCGTCGAGGACGTGCTCCTGAGCCGCGTCGCGTTCTTCACTTCGCGTCGCGATGGCTACGTCTACAACACCTTCCGGGACGAGTATGCGAGCGACGCGAACGAGCTGGCCTTCCTAGGCAGCTTGCGTCTCCTTGCCACCGACGAGCTGACGTTCGATGTCTCGGGAACGTGGAGTCGATCGAGCACCAAGGGGCTCGGCGGGCAGTGCATCGTAGTGCGCGAGGACGGCCCCGTCGCACCGTTGACGCCGCAACTGTTTCCCGCGTGTCGCGAGACGACCTTGTTCACCTGGTCGTCGGACTCCGCTGGCATCTCCGACATCGAGAGCGCTGGGACATGGGGGGTGATGAACTACGATATTGGCGACGCCTGGGTCTTGGAGGACCTGGCGGTCAAGGCGCTGGGCTCGTGGCAACACCAGACGACGCGCCTGCGCTTCGATGTCGACGGAACGTACCCGCACCAAGCGGTGCTCTCGACGGCGGGCGGCTCGTTCCTCGATGGCGCTCCGGGGCCGGCGGAGCAGACGCAGGGCGAGTTGCAGATCAACGGAGGGGCGCTCGACGGCCGCCTCGTCTTCGTCACCGGGTTCTTCGCGCAGTGGGAGAATGCGGAAGACAACCGAACCACGTCGGTGGGCTCTCCGCTCGAGACCGCGTCGACGACGGCCAACGGCAACATCAAGAACTGGACATGGGCTCCCTACCTGCAGGCCACGGGCGAACTGACCGAGTGGCTGAGCCTCACGGCTGGAGTCCGCTACACCGAGGACCACAAGGAGCTCACGCTCACCCAGACGCAGCCCTTCACTGGCGACATTCTTTTCCCCACCACGACGGGGGCGAAGCTCTTCACGAAGTGGACGCCGATGGCGAGCCTCGCCTCGACGCTGCCGGTCGATCTCTTGCCCGCTTGGGCCGATCACTTCATGGGCTACTTCACGTACTCTGAGGGCTTCAAAGGCGGCGGCTTCAACGCGCTTCCGGGTGCGCAGGGGAGTGCGGAAGACGCGTCGCTCGCCGCGCCGTTCGGTCCGGAGACGCTGGACAGTTACGAGGTCGGCTTCAAGACGATTCTGTTCGAGAGCCGGCTCAGCTTCAACGCGGCGTTCTTCTACGCGATCTATGACGACATCCAGAAGATCTCGATCCAGACCGAGGGCACGGGTGATCAGATCGCCGTGCAGCGCATCACCGAGAACGCAGCGAAGGCGACGACGAAGGGCTTCGAACTCGAGATGATGGCACTCCCGATCGACGGGCTGCGGATCACGGGCAATATCGGCGTCACCGACGCGACCTACGACGAGTTCGCGAACGCGATCAGCGACTTCGACAACGAATTGATCGACCGCTCAGGCGAGGGCTTCAACAACGTGCCCGAGTTCACGAGCTTCCTTGCCATACAGTACTCCCTTCCCATCGAGGGCGACGCGCAGATCCTGCAAGGATGGCTGACTCCGCGCCTCGAGTGGTACTACCAGAGCGAGGTCCACCTGAACGGCCCGGAGATCGGGGCGTCGGTGCAGCACGGCTACAATCGCTTGAACGCCCGGCTCTCGTACGACTTCTGGGATGATCGTGCGCAGGTCGCCCTCTGGGGCAAGAACCTGGCCGATGAGGAGTACATCGTCTTCTCGACACCAACCGTCTCGACGTTCGGAACCGTGGTGAACTATACCGGGCTCCCGCGCACATGGGGCGCCGAGATTGCGTACCGGTTTTGA
- a CDS encoding cytochrome P450, with protein MTMASPGDVYFDPYDVEINADPYPTFQRLREEAPLYHNDKHGFFALSRFEDVQSALADHETYISGRGAIVEFIQANVPVPPGVIIFEDPPIHTVHRGLLSRVFTPRKMNALEGKVREFCARSLDPLVGTGGFDFIADLGAQMPMRVIGMLLGIPESDQEAVRDRADSSLRTKPGEPMKYEDKGLPTGEEFGEYIDWRADHPSDDLMTELLTAEFEDETGTTRRLRREEILTYVNVVAGAGNETTTRLIGWAGKVLADHPDQRRELVRDPSLIPNAIEELLRYEPPAPHVARCLSRDVEHHGQAVPAGSIVVLLVGAANRDERRFPDGDRFDIHREVGQHLALGYGIHFCLGAALARVEGRVALEEVLKRFPEWEVDREHAKLSPTSTVRGWQTLPVFTQA; from the coding sequence TTGACGATGGCAAGCCCGGGCGACGTCTACTTCGACCCGTACGACGTCGAGATCAACGCCGATCCCTATCCGACGTTCCAGCGTCTGCGTGAGGAGGCGCCTCTCTACCACAACGACAAGCACGGCTTCTTCGCGCTGAGCCGGTTCGAGGACGTTCAGTCGGCGTTGGCGGATCACGAGACCTACATCTCGGGGCGGGGCGCGATCGTCGAGTTCATTCAAGCGAACGTTCCCGTGCCGCCGGGCGTCATCATCTTCGAGGATCCGCCCATCCACACGGTCCACCGCGGGTTGCTGTCGCGGGTGTTCACTCCGAGAAAGATGAACGCTCTCGAGGGAAAGGTCCGCGAGTTCTGCGCGCGGAGTCTCGACCCGCTGGTCGGAACCGGGGGCTTCGACTTCATCGCAGATCTGGGCGCTCAGATGCCGATGCGGGTCATCGGCATGCTGCTCGGGATTCCGGAGTCCGATCAGGAGGCGGTGCGCGATCGCGCGGACAGCAGCCTCCGCACCAAGCCGGGCGAGCCCATGAAGTACGAAGACAAAGGACTCCCTACGGGCGAGGAGTTTGGCGAGTACATCGACTGGCGCGCCGATCACCCCTCGGACGACTTGATGACCGAGCTTCTGACCGCCGAGTTCGAGGACGAGACGGGCACGACCCGTCGGCTTCGTCGAGAGGAAATCCTCACCTACGTGAACGTCGTTGCGGGTGCGGGGAACGAGACGACGACGCGCCTGATTGGGTGGGCGGGGAAGGTGTTGGCCGATCATCCCGACCAACGCAGGGAGCTCGTCCGGGATCCTTCTCTCATTCCGAACGCCATCGAAGAGCTGCTCCGCTACGAGCCCCCCGCGCCGCACGTGGCGCGGTGCCTCAGTCGAGACGTCGAGCACCATGGCCAGGCGGTGCCGGCGGGCAGCATCGTGGTGCTTCTGGTGGGTGCCGCGAATCGCGACGAGCGACGCTTTCCGGACGGGGACCGGTTCGACATTCACCGCGAAGTCGGACAACACCTGGCGCTTGGCTACGGCATCCACTTCTGCCTCGGCGCGGCGCTCGCTCGGGTCGAGGGGCGCGTGGCGCTCGAAGAAGTCCTGAAGCGCTTTCCCGAATGGGAAGTCGATCGGGAGCACGCCAAGCTGTCTCCCACCTCGACGGTGCGGGGATGGCAAACCCTGCCCGTGTTTACGCAGGCCTGA